One genomic segment of Psychrobacter sp. P11F6 includes these proteins:
- a CDS encoding MobA/MobL family protein has protein sequence MNNKGFHLSVSAVSKAKNHSVVAKSAYNSGSKLVDEQSGVVHDYTSKAKDKILNLVDSDGTKYTQVIEKNVMHTALITPTLAGDLAVTREGFWNDIERIETRKNAQLGTEIDMMFPEGITADQRMVLVERYAQTLSDRYNVLVDVAIHRPHSHEKHVGKGEVVELTSSNFHAHILLSSREVLADADKGYVLSKRKNWTQWSTGERLSKGLNGRGDELKYQRTLWADMANELLPENKAINEKSYREQGINRLPKMKLGKSLYKDVLKGKRSVIHEYNETIDEINAYIEKNGLVIEYDDKGRIDLESNAQEVNGVTVHYKKRKPFARLELSNIRLVDPAAELTPATLKKDSQTHSDAANDDVLDELLVISDDFEQQKKMVRSALFSTIDRLHEELAHQSKQTITIDKNIKSTPRFTEEVGQDYSTSRQKMIELTKQINTKEKSEALNEALALVEQFRQDDTLQTGRAVTSLEKQLSQIDKIVLNNKAVLKKLIPLNNEVVADYKGLKATLKPFAAKLNKLATGFKALDEIDIEKSDLSLQWDQAFADLQEIDVTNNMDTYHKFAAFADLDVERLKYLEKEREALSTLKAVEVDADAYTRLTALTADVKAFKTTNNEDIKQLKQQINTSQKTYQRLSPFYEQRIALLDQSEAVIVQDDDLYDEITRTKTTQLNADRLDDWRNRTMVLHHQLNKAHEQAKLKEEAERAREEALIRRRVALQQRRQQASLKRQRINETKAYRDRFDNLVVRVRDRVDTLDFKAVDAPIEVINAAEAVAAQAFIFTTLKRADSFTTLQKSLRDTDAKKIATQVQKAATSLWQQLERLPDNQDKVEVLTQINERFEHVPAITIDAATLTQTVTDHLQKTKSAIQAHEQAQTRRYPSPRPF, from the coding sequence ATGAATAATAAAGGGTTTCATCTGTCGGTTAGCGCCGTTAGTAAGGCGAAAAATCATAGCGTGGTGGCAAAGTCGGCTTATAATTCTGGCTCAAAACTGGTTGATGAGCAGTCAGGAGTCGTCCACGATTACACCAGTAAAGCTAAAGACAAAATCTTAAATTTAGTGGACAGTGATGGTACTAAATACACGCAAGTTATTGAGAAAAATGTGATGCATACGGCGTTGATAACGCCAACTCTTGCTGGGGATTTGGCGGTAACGCGTGAGGGGTTTTGGAATGATATCGAACGTATTGAGACTCGTAAAAACGCGCAATTGGGTACTGAGATTGACATGATGTTTCCTGAGGGGATCACGGCTGATCAGCGCATGGTGCTGGTCGAGCGCTACGCTCAAACCTTATCTGATCGCTATAATGTGCTTGTCGATGTGGCCATCCATCGACCCCACAGTCATGAGAAACATGTGGGGAAAGGTGAAGTGGTTGAGCTGACCAGTAGTAACTTTCATGCCCATATTTTACTCTCAAGCCGTGAAGTATTAGCGGATGCGGATAAAGGTTATGTCTTATCGAAGCGTAAGAATTGGACACAGTGGTCAACCGGTGAGCGGCTATCCAAAGGACTAAATGGGCGCGGTGATGAGCTTAAATATCAACGCACCCTTTGGGCGGATATGGCTAACGAGCTATTGCCTGAGAATAAAGCGATCAATGAGAAATCGTACCGTGAGCAGGGCATTAATCGTTTACCAAAAATGAAACTGGGCAAGTCATTGTATAAGGATGTCTTAAAAGGTAAGCGCTCAGTGATTCATGAATACAACGAGACAATTGATGAGATCAATGCCTACATCGAAAAAAATGGTCTGGTAATTGAGTATGACGACAAGGGTCGCATTGATCTTGAGAGCAACGCACAAGAGGTTAATGGCGTTACAGTGCATTATAAAAAGCGTAAACCCTTTGCGCGACTTGAGCTTAGTAACATTCGCTTGGTGGATCCCGCCGCTGAACTGACACCCGCTACCCTTAAAAAGGACAGTCAGACTCATAGTGATGCGGCCAATGATGACGTACTTGATGAGCTTTTAGTGATCTCAGACGATTTTGAGCAGCAAAAAAAGATGGTACGCAGCGCCTTATTCTCAACCATTGATAGGCTGCATGAAGAGTTAGCACACCAGTCTAAACAGACCATCACTATTGACAAAAATATTAAAAGCACACCGAGGTTCACCGAAGAGGTGGGACAGGATTACAGCACGTCCCGCCAAAAAATGATTGAGCTTACCAAGCAAATAAACACAAAAGAGAAAAGCGAGGCTCTAAATGAGGCTTTAGCGTTGGTTGAGCAGTTTAGACAAGACGACACCTTACAAACGGGCCGTGCCGTTACCAGTCTTGAGAAGCAACTGTCACAGATTGATAAAATAGTGCTGAACAATAAAGCGGTGCTAAAAAAGCTGATCCCGCTTAATAATGAAGTCGTTGCTGACTACAAAGGGTTAAAGGCCACCCTAAAACCATTTGCCGCAAAGCTGAATAAACTGGCGACTGGCTTTAAAGCACTTGATGAGATTGATATTGAAAAATCCGACTTATCCTTACAGTGGGATCAAGCGTTTGCGGATCTACAAGAGATAGACGTCACCAATAACATGGACACTTATCATAAGTTTGCCGCATTTGCAGATCTGGATGTTGAGCGCCTTAAATACCTTGAAAAAGAGCGTGAGGCGCTCAGTACGTTAAAAGCAGTAGAGGTAGACGCGGATGCTTACACTCGTTTAACGGCATTGACCGCTGATGTTAAAGCGTTTAAGACCACAAATAATGAAGACATCAAACAGTTAAAGCAGCAAATTAATACCAGTCAAAAAACCTATCAGCGCCTGTCGCCGTTTTATGAGCAGCGTATCGCCTTACTGGATCAAAGTGAAGCTGTGATTGTGCAAGATGATGACCTATACGATGAGATTACCCGTACCAAGACCACTCAATTGAACGCAGATCGGCTTGATGACTGGCGCAACCGTACGATGGTGCTTCACCACCAGCTCAATAAAGCACATGAGCAAGCAAAGCTTAAGGAAGAGGCTGAGCGCGCACGAGAGGAGGCTTTAATCAGGCGGCGAGTAGCTTTACAACAGAGACGGCAGCAGGCATCTCTTAAGCGTCAGCGAATCAATGAGACCAAAGCATATCGAGATCGATTTGACAATTTAGTGGTACGGGTGCGTGACCGCGTTGATACCCTTGATTTTAAGGCCGTTGATGCACCGATCGAAGTGATCAACGCGGCTGAGGCGGTTGCCGCACAAGCATTTATATTCACCACTCTAAAACGCGCTGACAGCTTTACGACACTACAAAAGAGTTTACGAGACACCGATGCCAAAAAAATTGCAACGCAGGTGCAGAAGGCAGCAACATCGCTGTGGCAACAGCTTGAGCGCTTGCCTGACAATCAAGATAAGGTCGAGGTATTAACCCAGATCAATGAGCGCTTTGAGCACGTTCCTGCTATCACCATAGATGCGGCAACGCTCACGCAAACCGTGACAGATCATTTGCAAAAAACGAAGAGCGCTATCCAAGCGCATGAACAAGCACAAACACGCCGCTACCCATCACCACGTCCATTTTAG